A single region of the Dissulfuribacter thermophilus genome encodes:
- a CDS encoding dynamin family protein, translated as MAITSEDKILEDLKKAILKGLGRTFERYHFDVEKVLTPMKWKPLVLIVGNYSSGKSTFINELIERDIQRTGQAPTDDSFTILSYAGPDEEEEIIPGSTVVNDPTLPFEHLRSYGQSLISHLWLKKVKSDVLKDFAIIDTPGMLDSVTEKDRGYDYLGVIGEFSRLADCIVLMFDPHKAGTIKETYEAIRSTLPGATGEDRIIYCLNRIDECDNIQDLVRSYGALCWNLSQMTGRKDMPRIYLTYSSSHAVQKDIDVTSWDNERDELISTIKTAPRMRLSHILQDADRAIRELGIVTEFMKNFKASFWEKVMPTIKVGILSSILAFFVGDVLSNLLIGFPDTPFLTSLLQGHMDLSNFIFPIVNAVLVITLFTLYLQRLLFPRHIRRAIEEPEGFIDLDTTFKKDLWKKAKTKVVELVKLQAPRLIWMRHEKAFSRVNKFLEQDLQRMFELIGPPSR; from the coding sequence ATAACCAGTGAAGATAAGATACTAGAAGATTTAAAAAAGGCCATATTAAAGGGCCTAGGGCGCACCTTTGAACGTTACCATTTTGATGTGGAAAAGGTGCTCACTCCTATGAAGTGGAAGCCGTTGGTGCTCATTGTAGGCAACTATTCTTCTGGCAAATCCACCTTCATCAATGAACTAATAGAAAGAGACATCCAGAGAACTGGTCAGGCCCCAACAGATGATAGTTTTACCATTCTCAGCTATGCCGGGCCGGATGAGGAAGAAGAAATTATTCCAGGAAGCACTGTAGTCAATGATCCAACGCTTCCCTTTGAGCATCTAAGATCATATGGTCAAAGCCTTATCTCTCACCTGTGGTTAAAGAAGGTAAAAAGTGATGTTCTAAAGGACTTTGCCATAATTGATACTCCTGGAATGCTCGATTCCGTTACTGAGAAAGATAGAGGATACGATTATTTGGGAGTGATTGGAGAGTTTTCAAGGTTGGCTGACTGTATTGTCTTAATGTTTGATCCCCACAAAGCAGGGACCATAAAAGAGACCTATGAGGCAATAAGGAGTACACTTCCAGGGGCTACTGGAGAAGATCGAATTATCTACTGCCTTAATAGAATAGATGAATGTGACAATATCCAGGACCTTGTGCGTTCATACGGGGCCCTTTGCTGGAATTTGTCTCAGATGACAGGGAGAAAAGACATGCCCAGGATATATCTTACCTATTCTTCTTCCCATGCAGTACAAAAGGACATAGATGTGACGTCCTGGGACAATGAGAGGGATGAGCTCATATCTACTATAAAGACAGCTCCAAGGATGAGGCTTAGCCACATTTTACAGGATGCTGACAGGGCTATTAGAGAACTAGGTATAGTAACTGAATTTATGAAGAACTTTAAGGCATCTTTTTGGGAAAAGGTCATGCCCACCATAAAGGTAGGAATTTTGAGTTCAATACTTGCCTTTTTTGTTGGAGACGTGCTTTCAAACCTATTAATAGGTTTCCCAGACACTCCCTTTTTGACTTCTCTCCTCCAAGGCCATATGGATCTGTCTAATTTTATATTTCCAATCGTAAATGCCGTACTTGTCATAACCCTTTTTACCCTTTACCTTCAGCGATTGCTGTTTCCGCGCCACATAAGGCGCGCAATTGAAGAACCAGAGGGGTTTATTGACCTTGACACTACTTTTAAAAAAGACCTTTGGAAGAAGGCGAAGACCAAGGTTGTCG